A genomic window from Pseudanabaena yagii GIHE-NHR1 includes:
- a CDS encoding iron uptake porin, which produces MSKFSKKNQSLVTPVVISAAVAASAMMSGAANAQSSSVDQLQLRPSAVAQNVTSVSQLSDVKPTDWAFTALQSLVERYGCIAGYPDRTFRGRQATSRYEFAAGLNACLDKINEIISAGLADKVSKEDLATLQKLQEEFAAELATLRGRVDALDAKVTKLEAQQFSTTTKLRGEAIFGLAAGSDGVATAPGVDKTNVVFNYRVRLNLDTSFTGKDLLRTRLQASNTTSFNNLANDGSTRLSYDGVSAANANTFELNRLYYRFPIGDSFTAYVAPIGQTEDILNPLNPLESDSQGTISRFGRFSPLIRIASNGGATGLAVAGFDWKLSDKINFQAAYSASNAAAATGAGGVTGGDTKIAAQFVLKPSENLTFGLGYANAYTNSGFSTGVAANFTGLGTGLNSDGTALGTLAGSGINSDTVVGSLIWDITKKFTFNTWGSWTFANFTAGSATLTSWNAALSGKDLFSEGDLAAITFGQPLFTSSVSGIAASPSTPYQLEALYRFRVSKNISITPGVFFVFNQGSNTANGTATVGVIRTTFSF; this is translated from the coding sequence ATGTCTAAGTTTTCTAAGAAAAATCAAAGCTTAGTTACTCCTGTAGTAATCTCAGCTGCTGTTGCTGCATCCGCAATGATGAGCGGTGCTGCTAACGCACAGTCTTCTTCCGTTGATCAATTACAGTTGCGTCCTAGTGCTGTAGCTCAAAACGTTACTTCAGTATCTCAACTTAGCGATGTTAAGCCTACCGATTGGGCTTTCACCGCATTGCAATCCCTGGTAGAGCGTTATGGTTGCATCGCTGGCTACCCTGATCGTACTTTCCGTGGCAGACAAGCAACCAGCCGTTACGAATTTGCTGCTGGCTTAAATGCTTGCTTGGACAAAATTAATGAAATCATCTCCGCAGGTCTAGCTGACAAGGTAAGCAAAGAAGATCTCGCTACCTTGCAAAAGCTTCAAGAAGAATTTGCGGCTGAACTTGCAACTCTTCGCGGTCGTGTAGATGCTCTTGACGCTAAAGTCACCAAGCTCGAAGCTCAACAGTTCTCAACCACCACCAAACTACGCGGCGAAGCAATCTTCGGTCTAGCTGCTGGTTCTGACGGTGTTGCAACTGCTCCTGGTGTAGACAAGACTAACGTTGTTTTCAATTACCGTGTTCGTCTTAACTTGGATACCAGCTTCACTGGTAAGGACTTGTTGAGAACTCGTTTGCAAGCAAGTAATACTACTAGCTTCAACAACTTGGCTAACGACGGAAGCACTCGTCTTTCCTATGATGGTGTTTCCGCAGCCAATGCTAACACATTTGAACTTAATCGCTTGTACTACAGATTCCCAATTGGTGACAGCTTCACTGCTTATGTTGCCCCAATTGGACAAACTGAAGATATCCTCAATCCTCTCAATCCCCTTGAAAGCGATTCCCAAGGAACAATCTCTCGCTTCGGTCGCTTCAGCCCTCTAATTCGCATCGCATCTAACGGTGGTGCTACTGGTCTAGCAGTTGCTGGTTTCGATTGGAAGCTTTCTGATAAGATTAATTTCCAAGCTGCTTACAGTGCATCTAATGCTGCTGCTGCGACAGGTGCTGGTGGTGTAACTGGTGGTGATACCAAGATTGCTGCTCAGTTTGTTCTTAAGCCTTCTGAAAACTTGACTTTTGGTCTTGGTTACGCAAATGCTTACACTAATAGTGGCTTCTCTACTGGTGTTGCTGCGAACTTCACTGGGCTTGGAACTGGTCTAAACAGTGATGGTACTGCACTTGGCACATTAGCAGGTTCTGGTATTAATAGCGATACCGTTGTTGGTAGCTTGATCTGGGATATCACCAAGAAGTTCACCTTCAACACTTGGGGTTCTTGGACTTTTGCTAACTTTACTGCTGGTTCTGCAACTCTCACTAGCTGGAATGCTGCTCTTTCTGGTAAAGACTTGTTTAGCGAAGGTGACCTCGCTGCTATTACCTTTGGTCAGCCTCTATTCACAAGCAGCGTAAGTGGAATTGCTGCTAGCCCTAGCACCCCTTACCAACTTGAAGCTTTATACCGCTTCCGTGTTTCTAAGAACATTAGCATTACCCCTGGTGTCTTCTTTGTATTCAACCAAGGTAGCAACACCGCTAACGGTACTGCAACTGTTGGTGTAATCCGTACCACTTTCTCCTTCTAG
- a CDS encoding ribonuclease R family protein, with translation MEFSITQLLDNFSDDKLVTPKAIEKKLGISDDSKSVRKLQVALDALEKIGILEKDKGRYRRIHEEGLVEGRLRCSSKGFCFAIQDVEGAEDIYVRESRLSNAWNGDRVLVRVTKDGVRRRSPEGEVRLILERSNPTLLSTVKLTEGSYRAVPLDDRLLFEVELVPDEETPDLSVAVGKLVHLEMVRFSLGNHLPLGRILQVLGDDAESTNDIDLVCCKHNLPRRFSAKALTAAASLPRGVRKADLKHRLDLRKTLTVRIGNAAAISIVQSETGWELGVHIPDVATYVTAGSPLDLEARKRLRSFFLGDTILPMLPEMNVFNQPEYLTMSVLVKLDHDGNVLSFEIQPSAILVRANLSYQRAQQILDGKLTVDEDAPSQEIDTEVEELVHLIAKVGALLQNHSSAIRLVLPQIPSQEADEGVRGLTVVPLTLPISGTVTEVMILANKAIALHLQSLAIPAIYLRQFPPDQGKVDDWIKLLESMGISAQLETPEQIQIADLHSILRQVNQLEQEATRDILKYLLLSMFKPNEYVLAPTLHFGLGLIDQPYIHGVFPQHHYGDLLIQRTLHTVFEEGRDRRSIRIKDGVNLRSSTAHGQVNWSVLPPETERQLIEDLEAILPKLNQADALYHRSISDLDGLRKAEFMRSHTGGNFYGIITSVQSYGFFVEIESLLVEGLVHVSSLKDDWYEFPLINGKGRARASTLLVGRRSGRQYCLGDRVEVQVKGVDYYRQQIDLVAVVTPEGDRDSSTSELVSISEADLEIPEDIEAANIE, from the coding sequence ATGGAATTCTCGATTACTCAACTGTTAGATAACTTCTCTGATGACAAGCTAGTTACGCCTAAAGCGATCGAAAAAAAACTTGGAATTAGTGACGATAGCAAAAGCGTCCGTAAGCTCCAAGTTGCCCTTGATGCTCTCGAAAAAATTGGTATTCTCGAAAAAGATAAAGGACGTTACCGCCGCATCCATGAGGAAGGCTTGGTGGAAGGTCGCTTGCGTTGTTCCAGTAAAGGCTTTTGCTTTGCCATCCAAGATGTTGAGGGGGCAGAGGATATATATGTACGAGAGAGCCGTTTGAGTAATGCTTGGAATGGCGATCGCGTATTGGTGCGAGTTACTAAAGATGGAGTCAGAAGGCGATCACCTGAAGGTGAGGTTCGCTTAATTCTAGAGCGTTCTAATCCCACATTACTATCGACAGTAAAATTGACCGAAGGCAGCTATCGTGCAGTCCCGCTTGATGATCGCCTGTTGTTTGAAGTTGAGCTAGTACCTGATGAGGAAACGCCTGATCTGAGTGTGGCTGTTGGGAAATTGGTACATTTGGAAATGGTGAGATTTTCCCTAGGTAATCATTTGCCATTGGGTCGCATTTTACAAGTTTTAGGAGATGATGCTGAATCAACGAATGATATTGATTTGGTCTGTTGCAAGCATAATTTACCCAGAAGATTTAGTGCTAAGGCTTTGACTGCGGCAGCGAGCTTGCCAAGGGGAGTGAGAAAAGCCGATCTCAAACATCGTCTAGATCTTCGCAAAACTCTCACCGTCAGAATTGGTAACGCAGCAGCAATTTCCATCGTTCAGAGTGAAACAGGTTGGGAATTGGGTGTCCATATTCCTGATGTTGCTACCTATGTAACAGCAGGCTCACCTTTAGACTTAGAAGCACGTAAGCGACTAAGGTCTTTTTTCTTGGGCGATACGATTCTGCCAATGTTGCCTGAGATGAATGTTTTTAATCAGCCTGAATATCTCACGATGTCAGTGCTCGTTAAATTAGATCATGATGGTAATGTGCTTTCCTTTGAGATTCAACCTTCTGCAATTTTGGTGCGAGCAAATCTCAGCTATCAAAGAGCGCAACAAATCCTTGATGGTAAGTTGACTGTTGATGAAGATGCACCAAGTCAAGAAATTGATACAGAAGTAGAAGAGTTAGTGCATTTAATTGCTAAAGTGGGTGCGCTACTTCAAAACCATTCCAGTGCAATTAGGTTAGTCTTGCCGCAGATTCCTTCTCAAGAAGCTGATGAAGGTGTTAGGGGTTTGACAGTAGTGCCTTTGACGCTGCCTATTTCTGGCACTGTGACGGAAGTGATGATTTTGGCTAATAAGGCGATCGCGTTGCATTTGCAATCCTTGGCGATTCCTGCCATTTATCTACGCCAATTTCCTCCCGATCAAGGCAAAGTGGATGATTGGATTAAGTTATTAGAGAGTATGGGTATTTCTGCTCAGTTAGAAACTCCTGAACAGATCCAGATTGCTGATCTACATAGTATTTTGCGTCAGGTAAATCAGCTAGAGCAAGAGGCAACTCGCGATATTCTCAAATATCTCTTGTTGTCGATGTTTAAGCCTAATGAATATGTGCTTGCACCGACTCTACATTTTGGTTTGGGATTAATCGATCAACCTTACATACATGGCGTATTTCCCCAACACCATTATGGAGACCTATTAATTCAGCGGACATTGCACACGGTGTTTGAGGAAGGTCGCGATCGTCGCAGCATTCGGATTAAAGATGGTGTAAATTTGCGAAGTTCTACCGCTCATGGTCAAGTCAATTGGAGCGTCTTGCCTCCCGAAACGGAACGCCAGTTAATTGAAGATTTAGAAGCCATTTTGCCAAAGCTCAATCAAGCTGATGCTTTGTATCACCGTTCAATTTCTGATTTAGATGGATTGCGTAAGGCGGAATTTATGCGATCGCATACAGGCGGTAACTTCTATGGCATCATTACTAGCGTTCAATCCTATGGCTTCTTTGTCGAGATTGAGTCTCTATTAGTAGAGGGCTTAGTTCATGTCAGCTCCCTCAAGGATGATTGGTACGAATTCCCCTTAATTAATGGTAAAGGTCGGGCAAGAGCTTCGACTTTACTAGTGGGTCGTCGTAGTGGTCGTCAATATTGCTTGGGTGATCGCGTTGAAGTACAGGTCAAGGGTGTTGATTACTATCGCCAACAAATTGATTTGGTAGCAGTTGTAACCCCTGAAGGTGATCGTGACTCGTCCACTTCGGAATTAGTCTCTATTTCAGAAGCTGATTTAGAGATTCCTGAGGACATCGAGGCAGCAAATATAGAATAA
- a CDS encoding chloride channel protein, whose amino-acid sequence MSLSRLLVTFLNRLQPSAETVMLVSAIAVGVISGTGVTLFRKLILITQEIYWHELAVALSNQWHWAIIFIPMLGALVVSLVRLRLDQVEAKTLGKAQIVSDVGQLPYSQVSLKTVAAALSLGSGASLGPEGPSVELGSNIGSILGQMLQFSSERIRLLIGAGGAAGLAAGFNAPIAGVFFALEVLLRDSYRTNKSSPNSDVSVVVIASVISALVSQISLGERPAFSLPVYEVRSYWELPIYLGLGVLASVVALMFTSAIKQAKKFFAGEWAIATFMQKLSMPVKLLIGGLCVGIIALTFPEAIGIGYETVESILQDTPFTIPLLGILLVIKLLLTAISSASGFVGGLFAPSIFLGAVLGSLYGQAIASLLPASIPIAASPAYALVGMAAVLAGTVRAPLTSVLLLFEMTRDYRIVLPLMAAVGLCAWILDQLDISKTDRMIMQWSNLPADIEVLEKIKIAEVMTLNPASVKYSMPILQAAQFITSGYHHSALVFDDVNHLQGILTTQDLKRVLSAPTSDSAFEEMTVQNICTREVLYTFADESLAEALKRMATRDLRQMPVVDRNQPKRVIGMVDRLAITTAYNTALTKRAIAARITATKPNASIANNAAVVTNTLNAVNTSVNANASNGSSRHNGDHRHDDISGNNSGSNGSSSNGSDNPLNAPLNNNLKRELDIHSSETIPS is encoded by the coding sequence ATGTCGCTTTCCCGCTTATTGGTGACTTTCTTAAACCGTCTTCAGCCATCTGCGGAGACGGTCATGCTTGTGTCTGCGATCGCTGTCGGTGTGATTAGTGGCACTGGCGTTACCTTATTTCGCAAACTGATTTTAATTACCCAAGAAATCTATTGGCATGAACTAGCTGTAGCTCTGAGTAACCAATGGCATTGGGCAATTATCTTTATCCCAATGTTGGGGGCATTAGTTGTCAGCTTAGTACGCTTGCGACTTGATCAAGTAGAAGCGAAAACCTTGGGCAAAGCGCAGATAGTCAGTGATGTGGGGCAATTACCCTATTCGCAGGTTTCTCTTAAAACAGTGGCAGCCGCACTTTCCTTAGGTTCTGGGGCTTCCCTAGGTCCCGAGGGACCCAGCGTTGAGTTAGGTAGTAACATTGGTTCCATTCTCGGACAAATGTTGCAGTTTTCTAGTGAACGCATTCGGCTATTGATTGGCGCAGGAGGAGCCGCAGGGCTAGCCGCAGGATTTAATGCACCGATCGCAGGCGTATTTTTTGCTCTTGAGGTATTGCTCCGTGATTCCTATCGCACTAATAAATCTAGTCCTAACTCCGACGTTAGTGTGGTCGTTATTGCCTCCGTTATTTCGGCTTTAGTTTCACAAATTAGTCTCGGTGAGCGTCCTGCTTTTAGCTTGCCTGTATATGAAGTCCGTAGTTATTGGGAATTACCGATCTATTTGGGTTTAGGGGTGTTAGCTAGTGTGGTTGCCCTCATGTTTACTAGCGCGATTAAACAGGCTAAGAAGTTTTTTGCAGGGGAATGGGCGATCGCTACATTTATGCAAAAACTGTCCATGCCCGTTAAACTCCTGATTGGTGGGCTATGCGTCGGCATTATCGCTTTGACTTTCCCTGAAGCGATCGGCATAGGTTATGAGACCGTTGAATCAATTTTGCAAGATACTCCTTTCACGATTCCTTTGTTAGGTATTTTGCTAGTTATCAAACTATTGCTAACGGCGATTAGTTCCGCTAGTGGCTTTGTGGGTGGACTGTTTGCGCCTTCGATTTTTTTGGGGGCAGTACTGGGCAGTTTGTATGGACAGGCGATCGCCAGTTTATTACCTGCTTCAATTCCGATTGCGGCTTCCCCTGCCTATGCGCTAGTGGGTATGGCAGCAGTACTAGCAGGTACGGTACGCGCTCCTCTCACATCAGTACTATTACTGTTTGAAATGACCCGCGACTATCGTATCGTTTTGCCTCTGATGGCAGCCGTCGGGCTTTGTGCATGGATACTCGATCAGCTAGATATATCTAAGACCGATCGCATGATCATGCAATGGTCAAATTTACCCGCCGACATCGAAGTCCTTGAAAAAATCAAAATTGCGGAGGTCATGACCTTAAATCCTGCGTCAGTCAAATATTCAATGCCCATATTACAGGCAGCCCAATTTATCACCAGTGGATACCATCACAGCGCTTTAGTTTTTGATGATGTCAATCATTTGCAGGGCATCCTCACGACGCAGGACTTGAAGAGAGTCCTATCTGCACCTACGAGTGATTCTGCCTTTGAGGAAATGACTGTCCAAAATATTTGCACAAGGGAAGTACTATATACCTTTGCTGATGAGTCGCTCGCTGAAGCCCTCAAGCGTATGGCAACAAGGGATCTGCGACAAATGCCTGTAGTCGATCGCAACCAACCAAAACGAGTAATTGGCATGGTTGATCGGCTTGCTATTACAACAGCCTATAACACAGCGCTAACAAAACGAGCGATCGCTGCTAGAATTACAGCGACTAAACCGAATGCAAGCATTGCTAATAATGCCGCAGTCGTAACCAATACGCTAAATGCAGTTAATACCAGTGTTAATGCTAATGCCAGTAATGGCAGTAGTCGCCATAATGGTGATCATCGGCATGATGACATCTCTGGCAATAACTCTGGTAGTAATGGCTCTAGCAGTAATGGCAGCGATAATCCTCTCAATGCCCCTCTAAATAATAATTTAAAGAGAGAATTAGATATTCATAGCTCTGAGACAATTCCCTCCTAA
- a CDS encoding GUN4 domain-containing protein, with protein sequence MNSEEILIEFVANSARSNGESIKSLSTNKVKESIQKIANLVQQLATESTPNQTNGLALDEVEVAIKLTETGEAVLLGDGQSNGAITLRFRRPSHVVSSSSPTSANDLTIPSQGISYQKLQALLASGKWQEANQETWNVMCQAANKNVGSVLSPEDIKQIPCEVLQTIDNLWQKHSQGRYGFSSQNQIYMSSIMG encoded by the coding sequence ATGAATAGCGAAGAAATACTCATAGAATTTGTGGCAAATAGCGCTCGCTCTAATGGTGAGTCGATCAAGTCTCTCAGCACCAATAAGGTTAAAGAGAGTATTCAGAAAATTGCCAACCTCGTCCAACAACTCGCAACTGAAAGTACTCCCAACCAAACTAATGGGCTAGCTCTAGATGAAGTTGAGGTTGCCATTAAGCTCACCGAGACAGGTGAAGCAGTTTTATTGGGCGACGGGCAAAGTAATGGCGCAATTACATTAAGATTTCGTCGTCCGAGCCATGTAGTTAGTAGTTCATCGCCTACTAGTGCAAATGACCTGACGATTCCTAGCCAAGGAATTAGCTACCAGAAATTACAGGCTTTGCTAGCTAGCGGTAAGTGGCAAGAAGCCAATCAAGAAACATGGAATGTGATGTGTCAAGCCGCAAACAAAAATGTTGGCTCAGTTCTATCTCCAGAGGATATTAAGCAAATTCCCTGTGAAGTCTTACAAACCATTGATAATCTATGGCAGAAGCATAGTCAGGGTCGCTATGGATTTAGCTCTCAAAATCAAATCTATATGTCATCAATCATGGGCTAA
- a CDS encoding HEAT repeat domain-containing protein, with protein sequence MSETFENLREQLAKDDIGLRMKAIHASRSLPMSERFSLLVIGATDSNARIRYDAVSQIGTVGTVDLDKSLEVLSDRLRVDSELDVRAAAAASLGSLQLSQAFDLLQAAYEATNDWMLQFSIVAAVGELGAPQGLDFLTQALQSPNDLVKIAAIGSLGDLGNPDAVPLLLPLIDDPDWQVRHRVSQSLAHLGSDEAKSALEKLANDPVPQVAESVRSFLNAL encoded by the coding sequence GTGAGCGAAACCTTTGAAAATTTAAGAGAGCAACTGGCTAAGGATGACATCGGTCTACGAATGAAAGCAATCCATGCTAGTCGCTCTCTTCCCATGTCTGAGCGATTTAGTTTGTTGGTAATTGGTGCAACCGACTCCAATGCCCGTATTCGTTATGATGCAGTTAGTCAGATCGGTACGGTTGGTACGGTTGATTTAGACAAATCTTTAGAAGTTTTAAGCGATCGCCTGCGCGTTGATTCTGAGTTAGATGTTCGTGCTGCTGCCGCTGCTTCCCTTGGTTCCCTACAGCTTAGCCAAGCTTTTGACCTTCTTCAAGCTGCCTACGAAGCTACCAATGATTGGATGCTGCAATTTAGCATTGTTGCAGCAGTCGGTGAGCTAGGTGCACCCCAAGGATTAGACTTTCTTACACAAGCTTTGCAAAGTCCTAATGACCTTGTAAAAATCGCTGCGATCGGCTCTCTTGGAGATCTAGGTAATCCTGATGCTGTTCCTCTTTTACTACCGCTTATCGACGATCCTGATTGGCAAGTACGACATCGTGTATCCCAGTCCTTAGCTCATCTTGGTAGTGATGAAGCTAAGTCAGCTCTAGAAAAGCTTGCTAATGATCCAGTGCCTCAGGTAGCTGAATCCGTCAGATCATTTTTAAACGCTCTTTAG
- a CDS encoding Hpt domain-containing protein, translated as MDQDKQKQITMYFIEEAKEHLQTIESGLLDLQTIMGNAESVNEVFRAAHSIKGGAAMLGFSSIQHVAHNFEDYFKVIRENSDFEVDQHLQTLFLQAFDKLQELVELLQSPYGLTKDAVDAIMAGSDQIFANLKDHLQNLVSGQNVDTQTVVLSKSGSKVDTRAMLATFQSEVPLKLRSMLELFKQPDSPRSRQNLENICTQLQEMGDRFGLVAWSVMIQSVRSAVTNPNNQFRVLAPILIKEVKQAQEQVLGQKANEIKVSQQLLQLIPADTARQAIPTKTPVAVRATSSSDELSNLLGAVIEEDKALQGWQTFSDRVGWRQNGSWIASNTVQPQTPPDGHFPTPLWLSSWHQSKDTKAKEFQAQYLTFLAKLSSCNLP; from the coding sequence ATGGATCAGGATAAGCAAAAGCAGATTACGATGTACTTCATCGAAGAAGCCAAGGAGCATCTGCAAACCATTGAGTCAGGACTACTTGATTTACAAACGATCATGGGGAATGCGGAGTCGGTAAATGAGGTGTTTCGAGCAGCCCACTCGATTAAGGGGGGAGCAGCAATGTTGGGGTTTAGTAGTATCCAACATGTTGCTCATAACTTTGAAGATTATTTCAAAGTTATTCGGGAAAATAGCGACTTTGAGGTTGATCAGCATCTCCAAACGCTGTTTTTACAAGCTTTTGACAAATTACAAGAACTAGTGGAACTGCTCCAAAGTCCCTATGGACTGACTAAGGATGCTGTTGACGCTATTATGGCTGGCTCCGATCAAATCTTTGCTAACCTCAAAGACCATCTGCAAAATTTGGTGTCAGGTCAAAACGTTGATACACAAACAGTGGTTTTGTCAAAATCGGGGTCAAAGGTTGACACTAGAGCTATGTTGGCAACATTTCAGTCTGAAGTACCTCTTAAGCTAAGGAGTATGCTGGAATTGTTCAAACAGCCCGATAGCCCACGCAGTCGTCAGAATCTAGAGAATATCTGTACCCAACTACAGGAAATGGGCGATCGCTTTGGATTAGTGGCTTGGTCAGTCATGATTCAATCAGTACGTTCGGCTGTCACCAATCCCAATAATCAATTTCGCGTCCTTGCACCAATACTGATCAAAGAGGTTAAGCAGGCTCAAGAGCAAGTTTTAGGGCAAAAGGCAAATGAAATTAAAGTCTCTCAACAATTGTTGCAGTTAATTCCCGCAGATACGGCAAGGCAAGCGATACCAACTAAGACTCCTGTGGCAGTGAGAGCTACTTCTTCATCCGATGAATTGAGTAATCTTTTAGGCGCAGTGATTGAAGAAGATAAGGCGCTGCAAGGTTGGCAAACCTTTAGCGATCGCGTTGGTTGGCGACAAAACGGTTCTTGGATTGCCTCTAATACTGTTCAGCCCCAGACTCCACCTGACGGACATTTCCCCACACCATTATGGTTGTCATCGTGGCATCAATCTAAAGATACGAAGGCAAAAGAGTTTCAAGCCCAGTATTTAACTTTCTTAGCTAAACTGTCGAGCTGCAATTTGCCATAA